The DNA segment TCAACCCTGGCTGCAAGCCTTGTTGCAACAAAACTATCTATTCCCGTTGCTCACGTAGAATCAGGCTTAAGAAGTTTTGACCGCAGTATGCCCGAAGAAATCAACAGGATCCTGACCGATATAATAGCCGACCTTCTCTTTGTGTCCGAATCAAGAGGCATTATAAATCTGTCTCACGAAGGCATTGATGAAAAACACGTCTTTTTGGTCGGTAATGTCATGATTGACAGCCTGGTAAATTATTTACCATTAATCAATAAAATCAATATCGCTGAATCATTCAAATTAAAACCGGGCCATTACACCCTTGTGACCCTGCACCGTCCCAGCAATGTTGACGATACAGAAAAGCTGAAGAATTACCTTGATATTTTAAACAGGATTGCAGCCATCCAGCCTGTAATTTTCCCGGTCCATCCGCGCACACGCGCCAATATTGATACATTTAACCTGAACCGGCAATTGAATCCTGCACTTCAGATCATTGATCCGGTAGGTTACATCGATTTCATTGCTTTGATAAAGAATGCTTCATTAATTATCACAGACAGCGGAGGAATCCAGGAAGAAAGCACTTTTCTGGGTGTTCAATGCATCACTTGCAGAGAAAACACCGAAAGGCCCGTTACAGTTGAAATTGGCACCAACCACCTTGTCGGCACCGATCCTTCGGCTATTTACAGCAAAACTGCCGAAATCCTTGGTGGAAAAATTAAAAAAGGAAGGATACCCGATTTATGGGACGGAAAAACCTCAGAAAGGATTGTCCGGATAATAACTGAATGGCTATCATGACAGGATTTCGTAAATCTTTTCACTCCTGGCGCCGGGATGAAATTTTTCAGAGATCCTTTGCCTTGCTTTCCTGCCCAGTTCAGGTAGATCTTCTCTTGCCAGCGCGATTTCTATGATTCCTTTAAGCTGGTTTACATCCCTTTTTTCAAGGATGAAACCGGTATCTCCCACGATTAAAGGAATGGCAGCCACTTTAGAACCGATCGGGATGCATTCGCACAGCATGGCTTCGCAAATAGCGCTGGGAAATCCTTCAGCAATAGATAACTGGAGGTAAAAACGGTTCTGTGAATATATTCCGGCCAGTTTTTCATACGGCACCGGAGGGATGAATTTCACATTGGCGGTAAATGGCACTTTGATGACGTCCGGGGAGCAGCCCAGGACAGTAAATTCACAATCGGGCAGCAATTTAGCAACTTCAATAATGATATCTATTCCTTTTCTGACAAAAGATGAGCCTTCAATGCCAAATCCCGCGGTAATGA comes from the Bacteroidales bacterium genome and includes:
- the wecB gene encoding UDP-N-acetylglucosamine 2-epimerase (non-hydrolyzing); this encodes MNKVMKVISVVGARPNFIKIAPVHRAFQPYKDKIKHLICHTGQHFDKNMSDVFFKELKIPQPDYNLGISGGSHAVQTAQIMIEFEKVLIKEKPDLVIVPGDVNSTLAASLVATKLSIPVAHVESGLRSFDRSMPEEINRILTDIIADLLFVSESRGIINLSHEGIDEKHVFLVGNVMIDSLVNYLPLINKINIAESFKLKPGHYTLVTLHRPSNVDDTEKLKNYLDILNRIAAIQPVIFPVHPRTRANIDTFNLNRQLNPALQIIDPVGYIDFIALIKNASLIITDSGGIQEESTFLGVQCITCRENTERPVTVEIGTNHLVGTDPSAIYSKTAEILGGKIKKGRIPDLWDGKTSERIVRIITEWLS